The sequence below is a genomic window from Desulfonauticus submarinus.
AGGAGATTTAGTGATTATGTCCTCTAGGTTTATTCCTGGCAATACTCGGGCTATTACTAGAGTTATCAATGATTTGTATCGACTGGGAGCAGAAGTAATTTATGAAAAAGTAGGAGCAATTCATGCTTCTGGGCATGCTCATAAAGAAGAACTTAAAGAAATGATATATACAGTGTGCCCTGAATATTTTATTCCTATTCATGGGGAGTATCGTCATCTGGTAAAACATGCTCAATTAGCTGTAGAGTGTGGAATTGACAAAGATAAGGTGTTTGTTTTGGAAGATGGTCAAAGTGTGATATTAGAGTCTTTAGGCTTGAAGTTAGAAGAAAGGATTACCTTAGAACCTGTATATGTAGATGGAAAGGGAGTAGGAGATGTAGGGCATTCTGTTTTACGGGATCGTCAGATTTTAGCAGGCGAAGGATTGGTTATTTGTTTGTTGATTTTAGAGAGAGAAACAGGAGAGCTTCTTTATGGCCCAGAGATTATTTCTAAGGGTTTTGTTTTTGAACAACAGTTCAGCCATATTTTAGAAGATGCCAAATGTATTATTTTAGATGTATACGAAAATACCCCTCCTTTTGAGACCAAAAAACTAGAAGATAAAATTAGATCTGTTCTACGAAAGTTTTTTCGTCGTATTTTAGGACGAGATCCTGTTACAATACCAATTGTTTTATCCCTTTAGATTATAAAATAGGCTTTTTAAACAAGAATTAGCTTTATTGAAATGTAGTGTTGGAAGGTGTAATTTTTAGTCCTTTTTTGGTTATTTCTTTAATAAAAGGGTTCTTTTTTTGAAATTCTTTTCGCGAACAAGGAATAATTTCTAGATAAGAGCTAATTTTTAGAATATATTTTCTAATTTTTTTCTTATCTTCTATTATATCGCCTTGAAATATTGGAGATACTATTAATAAGTCTATATCAGATTCTGGGGTATAATTCCCTTTTGCATAGCTACCAAATAAAAATATTTCATCTATGGGTATATTATTTTTTTCTAATTCATTAATAAACTCAAAAATAATATTTTTTATTTTATTTGGGATAGTAGCCATTTATAAAAATCCTTAATTTTTTCGAAATAATAATTTGTAAAGTCTTCAGTGCATTTTTTATAAAATGAAAATTTATAGTCAGGATAACGAATTGCAAGATTAAAATCATTTACCTCATCCAAAAATAATTTTTGTTCTTCTGTAAGCTCAAGGTCAACCATTTCTGCTAATCTTAGTAAATTATGTAACTTAGGAGGCAATTTATTATATTGTTTAACAAAATATGCTTTTAAAATTTTTTCTAATACTAAATGGGCAATAAAAAGACACCAGTCATATTTTTTGTTTTGAAAAAGGGTATCAGCTACTTCTAAATCATGTTCTGCACTTTTTATCCAATAATTGATATGTTGTCTTTTTTTCATTTTAAAATTTATTAATTAAAATGGCGCATCATCCATACCTGCTACTTCAGAGGGAAAAGTAGGACCAAGGTCTTCCTCTTCTGTTTGTTCTGGAGCAGGGGCGGTAGCATTAGGAGAAGTCGTGCTAGTACCTTTTGGGTCAAGAGCTTGGATTCTGGAAGCAATAATCTCTGTAGTATAACGAGTTTGTCCTTGTTGGTCTTGCCATTCTCTGGTTTGGAGTCTTCCTTCTACAAAAATAAGTCTGCCTTTACTTAGATAATTGGCACAAAATTCTGCTTGTTTGTTAAAAACCACAATTCTATGCCATTCTGTTTTATCCACTCGCTTCCCATTTTTATCAGTATAACCTTCATCAGTGGCCAAAGAGAAATTTACCACTGGCATCCCCGATGTTGTATAAGCTAGTTTTGGATCTTGTCCTAGCCTGCCAATTAAAAATACTTTATTTAAGCTAGCTGCCATTTTTGCCTCCTTGATATTTTAAGGATACCCTATCTCTTTTACTGCTTCTTCTGCATTGTCAAGGACATCTTCTATTTGATAGGATATTTCATTTGCATTTTTAGATTTCCAATTGGATAGTGCATCCTCCAATTGAGTGCAAAGTATATTTAATTTATCTATATAAGGTGTTAGGATATTCTTTAATTTACTATTGAGATCCTCAGAAAATAATACTTTTTCTTTTACTTTCTGAATCAACTCAAGTAGTCCAAATTCTTTTTTATTATAAGCATCATCTGTTGCTATTTTATAAAGAGTTGGCCAATTTTGGTTTATTTCCTTGGGATCAAAAGTATAAGCAATGACCCTTATTTGTAGAACTTTACCCAATATTATTTTCCTCCCACTCGCTTTGTACTTTTATTACAACTTCTTTAATTTTTTCTAAATCTTCTTTTGGACATATGCCAAAAAGGATATCTCCACTATTTAAACTTTGCCCTTGTTTAAAATATACAATGTAAATAAGCCCTCTTGGGCCTTCATAAGAGATATATGTCTCTCGTTTCATTCTGCTTAAAATTAATACTTCTTCTCCTGGAGATAGCAATACATTTTGACAACCTTTGGTTTTTATTTTTTTATCAATTTCAGGCAAAAAATAATATTTTCCTTTTTCTGGTGCTCTAAATAGAAACAATGTTTGTTGTAAAATAAGTTCTATGACTTCTTTTTTAGTGAGATAATGTTTTATTTTTAAAAGAGGGGTTCCTGCTTGAACAAAGTCTCCATCTTTTAATTCTGCTAATTCGCTTATTTCTCCTTTTTCAGGGGCAAAAATGGGTTTTTTGTTATTTTCTCTAGTTAAGTAGGCTAATAAAGTCCCTGGTTTTTCTTTATATTTTCCACTAGGGCCATTTACAGCACTGCCTGTTTTTTTTAGAACAAATTCTATGTTTCCTGAATGAGGAGCTGTAATTATAATTTCTCTATAAGGATTTTCTCTTATTTTTTGTAATAGCTCTGATATATTTTGTTTTTCCAAAATCCACTCTCCTTAATAATTTTTTGAATTTTTGAATTCAATGAACAATCTTATATTTTTATTGATAATATAGACGCCTTCCCCCCATGGTTAGCAAGGCCTGATAGAGGTTATCTCGCATTTGGCGTCTATCCCAAATGCCTTGAATATGTCCTCTGCTTAAAGCGTGATAAGCTTTGTGATAGTCTGGCGGGATTTCTATTCCAGTAGTTTCTTTAATGACTCCTGGTCCTGCAAAGCCAAGGTTAGAAGAGCGAATAGCAAATTGATAAGGAGAACATCCCAAAAAACTGGCCACAGGACCTGCATATGAATTAGTATCATATACTACTATATATAACCCACCTTCTTCCAAGTATCTTCGGATAGCCATAGTACATCTTGGCATTTGGATAACACCATTTGTGCCTTCCTGAATACGAATGCCTGCTGTGCCGTGTACATAAGCAATGAAAGGTCTATATTTTAGGTTAGCTCGTTCTACTGCGCGTATAAATTTTTCCCCTTCAGCAGCTCCTACTGTACCACCTCTAAACTTGGCCATAAGTACAGCGACTACTACTTCTACTCCTTGAATAGATGCTTCAAAAGTGAGACAAGCACTTTTATGTCCTGTTTTTTGCTTTGCTTGTTTAAGTTTGTGGGAAAACCCTTCAAAATCTAGAGGATTGCCAGCCTCAATATGGCTATTAAATTCATGAATAGAATTGGCATCAAAGACATTGTATAAGTACCATTCGTGTTCCATAGGAAAATGATGTCCACAATAGGCACATACTCCTGCTAGGTCACCAAATAAATCTGGCGCCCATTGATCCAGACATCCCTCTTTTTCTGCGTTTGGACAGGTAATAGCTTTATCTATTTTTGCTTGAGGACTTGTATAGGTTTGAGTTGGTTTTTTTTCTTCTTTCCATTCAGAAAGGCTTACCAATTCACAAACATTATTTTTTCTTTTTCGATACCAAGGGATTTTACAAAGAGTATAAGTTAACTTTTTTTGTAATCTACCAACCAAGGCAAATGCTTCTCCCTTTATATCTTCTGCTAATTGGGATATTTTTTGTTGATGGCGTTTAAAAAAGTCATAGCGTAATAAGCCATATACAGTCCATAATAATGCTTTAGTTTCTTCTTGAAGTCTGTCAAACCAGCCACTATTGTCAATATAAGCATGTTTGCTCATATTTCTAAATTTTTTGTATCTTGTTTCTAATAATCTTTGTTTAGCCTTAGAGCTTAAATTCCAGCGGACATAAATATCTGGGTTTTTAAGTTTTCTTAAGGCTAAAGATCGAAAAAGACTAATTCCTCTTACTTTTAAGACTACTTCATCAGTGGCTTTTATTACTTCATTCCTAAGAGTTTTAAAAAAATCAAAATGTTCTGGTCTTGCACCTAAAGGAGGTTCTTTAATTATTCTATCTATATATCCCATTACTAGATTATCATCTGCAGTAATTTTTAATTGAGCTGCACATTTTTCAATAAGTTCTAAAGAGGCTTTGTTATTTCCTCGAATTTTTCCTTCAATAGCAGCGGCTCCTTCTGGGGAGATTACAGAATAATAACCATGAGACAACATGAGACGCATATCTGCCAGAGCAATAGCTTCTGCTCCTCCTGATCCACCTTCAGAAAAAACAGCAACAATAGGTACCTTTATCCCTGCCATTTCATACAGATTACGGGCAATTTGTTGAGCAGCTCCAGGATAGTCTTCTATAGGGTATGCCCCTGGAGTAAATACATAAGTATGAATAGGAATATTTTCTCGTTCAGCTACTTTCATATATTGCAAAGCTTTAGCATTACCCCAGGGTTTTACAGAGCCTCCATTTCTAAATTCTTCTCCATGACCTTTTTCTTGTCCGATAACCATAACAGGTTGATGATAGACCTTATTTCCTACTTTTCTAGTAATATATGCCCTAGCTATGAGCATAGAGGGATCTATACTATATTCATCTTGTCCCCCTATTTCAGTATAGTTGTCGTACACATTTTCAAGAATATCTTTGAGACATATCCTCTGGGGATGACGAACTATACGGACTTTGTCCATAGGTGTTAGTTGTCTGTCTAATTTATTTTCTAAAAAGGAGAAAAGATCTTTTAAAGAAGAGAGTTTTTGCCTGCATTCATTAAGAGTAAGCTTTTTATAGGAAGAAATAAAATCATTTAATTTAGCTTGTAAAAGTAAAATATTTTCATTTTCTTTATGTGCAAAAATATCCTGAATATAATTTAATTTTTCCTCTAAGAGTTGGATTTCTTTTTCTATATCGAGTAATATCATTTTCCCTCTCTCTTAAAATACTAAGATATTTTCTGTTTTTTGTTTAAGAAAATTTAGATTTGATTTAAGATTTTCCTGCTTGTTATTTTTACCTTCCAACACCACTTCATTTAAAAATTTAAGTCCGTTTTGTTTAGCTTCTTCTAGATTTTCTCCCCAGACAATGGCCAAGGCAAGATTGGGATCATAGTCTGTGGGAATTTCATAAGGTCTATCTTGGGGCACATGAGAAAATACTTTAAGCCAGGGATAGTTGGGCCAAGAAAATTTTTCAATTGTCCCCACCCACGGAGCAAAATTATCTTCTGGAGATTCTGCAATTATACGATATTCTATGCCGACACCTGTAAAGGAGATGTCTTTTTGAGAATAGCCCAACTTTTCTCCCAATCCAAGGCGGATCTGCTCGGCAATAATATCTACTTCTTTCCCTCTTACTCTAGAAATTACAGCAGAAACTCCATTTTCCACTTGTATTCTTGTATTAACTTCCATTAGAAATGGTTGACCAGTAGGGCTGACAATCCATTCCCAAGTCCCTACGTTGTCATACCGTACATGTTTGGCCATGCGGACGGAGTATTTGACAATATCTCTTAGGACTTTGGCTGCATCAAAGGCATAAGAGATAGTTTTAGGATAAAAACCAGGAGCAACTTCTATTCGCTTTTGCCTACCTGTGGATTGGATAGTGCAATTGCGTGTTCCAAAATGGACCACATTGCCATATCTATCAGCTACTATTTGTACCTCTAGATGGTTAAAATCAAAAACTCTTTGTTCAATAAGTACACCATCATTGCCAAATTGTCTTTGGGCATAATTCCTAAGACGCCTCAGCACGCTTCTAAATCTATCTAAATCACCTACTTCTTCAATTCCCATTCCACCGCCGCCAGCAGAAGCCTTAACTAGAATAACAGGATATTCAATACCTTGTTCTTTTTGGAAATTAAACAGGTTTCT
It includes:
- a CDS encoding nucleotidyltransferase domain-containing protein, producing the protein MATIPNKIKNIIFEFINELEKNNIPIDEIFLFGSYAKGNYTPESDIDLLIVSPIFQGDIIEDKKKIRKYILKISSYLEIIPCSRKEFQKKNPFIKEITKKGLKITPSNTTFQ
- a CDS encoding HEPN domain-containing protein, giving the protein MKKRQHINYWIKSAEHDLEVADTLFQNKKYDWCLFIAHLVLEKILKAYFVKQYNKLPPKLHNLLRLAEMVDLELTEEQKLFLDEVNDFNLAIRYPDYKFSFYKKCTEDFTNYYFEKIKDFYKWLLSQIK
- a CDS encoding single-stranded DNA-binding protein, with the translated sequence MAASLNKVFLIGRLGQDPKLAYTTSGMPVVNFSLATDEGYTDKNGKRVDKTEWHRIVVFNKQAEFCANYLSKGRLIFVEGRLQTREWQDQQGQTRYTTEIIASRIQALDPKGTSTTSPNATAPAPEQTEEEDLGPTFPSEVAGMDDAPF
- a CDS encoding biotin attachment protein, coding for MEKQNISELLQKIRENPYREIIITAPHSGNIEFVLKKTGSAVNGPSGKYKEKPGTLLAYLTRENNKKPIFAPEKGEISELAELKDGDFVQAGTPLLKIKHYLTKKEVIELILQQTLFLFRAPEKGKYYFLPEIDKKIKTKGCQNVLLSPGEEVLILSRMKRETYISYEGPRGLIYIVYFKQGQSLNSGDILFGICPKEDLEKIKEVVIKVQSEWEENNIG
- a CDS encoding carboxyl transferase domain-containing protein, with amino-acid sequence MILLDIEKEIQLLEEKLNYIQDIFAHKENENILLLQAKLNDFISSYKKLTLNECRQKLSSLKDLFSFLENKLDRQLTPMDKVRIVRHPQRICLKDILENVYDNYTEIGGQDEYSIDPSMLIARAYITRKVGNKVYHQPVMVIGQEKGHGEEFRNGGSVKPWGNAKALQYMKVAERENIPIHTYVFTPGAYPIEDYPGAAQQIARNLYEMAGIKVPIVAVFSEGGSGGAEAIALADMRLMLSHGYYSVISPEGAAAIEGKIRGNNKASLELIEKCAAQLKITADDNLVMGYIDRIIKEPPLGARPEHFDFFKTLRNEVIKATDEVVLKVRGISLFRSLALRKLKNPDIYVRWNLSSKAKQRLLETRYKKFRNMSKHAYIDNSGWFDRLQEETKALLWTVYGLLRYDFFKRHQQKISQLAEDIKGEAFALVGRLQKKLTYTLCKIPWYRKRKNNVCELVSLSEWKEEKKPTQTYTSPQAKIDKAITCPNAEKEGCLDQWAPDLFGDLAGVCAYCGHHFPMEHEWYLYNVFDANSIHEFNSHIEAGNPLDFEGFSHKLKQAKQKTGHKSACLTFEASIQGVEVVVAVLMAKFRGGTVGAAEGEKFIRAVERANLKYRPFIAYVHGTAGIRIQEGTNGVIQMPRCTMAIRRYLEEGGLYIVVYDTNSYAGPVASFLGCSPYQFAIRSSNLGFAGPGVIKETTGIEIPPDYHKAYHALSRGHIQGIWDRRQMRDNLYQALLTMGGRRLYYQ
- a CDS encoding biotin carboxylase N-terminal domain-containing protein gives rise to the protein MRTHKVLIANRGEIAIRVMEACRRLGHEFVCVYTAEDKDSLHCELAIKYGGEKSLYRISSYQDANEIFAVADHSKATAIHPGYGFFAENYRFARRAVQRTRPLIFIGPNWQIIKELGDKINTKRLARKLDVPTVPGSDRPIYDDLEAEELARNLFNFQKEQGIEYPVILVKASAGGGGMGIEEVGDLDRFRSVLRRLRNYAQRQFGNDGVLIEQRVFDFNHLEVQIVADRYGNVVHFGTRNCTIQSTGRQKRIEVAPGFYPKTISYAFDAAKVLRDIVKYSVRMAKHVRYDNVGTWEWIVSPTGQPFLMEVNTRIQVENGVSAVISRVRGKEVDIIAEQIRLGLGEKLGYSQKDISFTGVGIEYRIIAESPEDNFAPWVGTIEKFSWPNYPWLKVFSHVPQDRPYEIPTDYDPNLALAIVWGENLEEAKQNGLKFLNEVVLEGKNNKQENLKSNLNFLKQKTENILVF